In Streptomyces sp. P3, one DNA window encodes the following:
- a CDS encoding S8 family serine peptidase, which yields MTLTPEREPISGARRVARTAVAAGLVAALSAAGPIPMAFSADAGQTPAAADPGVKSAHDKLGSDDADLLAEAKAAGDKNVTLMVATAPGRTEQVAEELNAVKGGSVGQSYDKLGYVRATVPTGKADSAIAAAAKLSSVHAIDLRQNIVLDDPAPSADTAKSGRSAAKTKTYPAPSRKTPAENPYNPSFETGAVDFVEKNPKADGRGVTIGILDSGVDLGHPALQKTTTGERKIVDWVTATDPILDGDASWRPMTTSVSGPSFTFGGRTWTAKPGSYQVNLFRESATAGGDAKGDVNRDGDTTDVWGVLYDAAAGTVTVDVNNNGDFGDDAAMKPYKDGYQVGYFGTDNPATDVVERQPFVVQIRKDVPMDPFGGDWVGKKADFANIGLIASEHGTHVAGITAANGLFGGSMNGAAPGAKLVSSRACVFGPGCTNVALTEGMIDLVVNRGVDIVNMSIGGLPGLNDGNNARAELYTRLIDTYGVQLVISAGNEGPGANTIGDPGLADKVISVGAAISKETWAANYGSQVTKKYALLPFSSRGPREDGGFTPTLVAPGASINTTQTWLPGSPVADAGYPLPAGYSMLQGTSMASPQAAGASALLISAAKQHKVALTPAILRTALTSTAHHIKGVQAYEEGAGAIDIVDAWKSIRKGATAHDYTVKAPVDTALDQALKTPGFGTGVYDRESGLKAGQKKTYDVTITRTSGPDKAVRHELELENNAAGTFRILGDDEVKLPLNKPVTVRIQAKPKAAGIASAILAVDDPKTEGVDKQILNTVVVSTPVKHTFSVSNSVQRNSFQSYFLTVPEGAKSFEVAIGGLKDKSQTRFISIHPYGVAVEDSSTIYCYSNYPDTNGCRPDARSYQNPQAGVWEIEVESRRTSPLLDNPYKLDATVYGAVFDPATVTVPEAKVGTPAAVSWKVTNNFAAIDGKLAGGPLGSSKATRPTIANGTTQTTTVEVPAGAKSLDVSIGNVSDASADLDLTVFDAAGKQVAQQADGDSEEAVSIPSPAAGTYTIEVAGYSVPAGTTAYDYLDVFFSSTLGTVSVDASTPVKLGTGASTSVKATVTAAAAAPEGRAFFGQVQLVNARGTVAGSGSVAIEKVTP from the coding sequence ATGACCCTCACCCCCGAGCGTGAACCGATATCGGGCGCAAGACGCGTGGCCCGGACAGCCGTGGCCGCGGGCCTCGTGGCCGCGCTGTCCGCGGCCGGACCGATACCGATGGCCTTCTCCGCCGACGCCGGCCAGACCCCGGCCGCGGCCGACCCGGGCGTGAAGTCCGCCCACGACAAGCTCGGTTCCGACGACGCCGACCTCCTCGCCGAGGCCAAGGCCGCCGGCGACAAGAACGTCACGCTGATGGTCGCGACCGCCCCCGGCCGGACCGAGCAGGTCGCCGAGGAGCTGAACGCGGTCAAGGGCGGCTCCGTGGGCCAGTCCTACGACAAGCTCGGTTACGTCCGCGCCACCGTCCCGACCGGCAAGGCCGACTCCGCGATCGCCGCGGCCGCCAAGCTGTCCTCGGTGCACGCCATCGACCTGCGCCAGAACATCGTCCTCGACGACCCGGCGCCCAGCGCGGACACCGCCAAGTCCGGCAGGTCCGCCGCGAAGACGAAGACCTACCCGGCGCCGAGCAGGAAGACGCCCGCCGAGAACCCGTACAACCCGTCCTTCGAGACGGGCGCCGTCGACTTCGTGGAGAAGAACCCGAAGGCGGACGGCCGCGGCGTCACCATCGGCATCCTCGACTCCGGCGTGGACCTCGGCCACCCCGCGCTGCAGAAGACCACCACCGGCGAGCGCAAGATCGTCGACTGGGTGACGGCCACCGACCCGATCCTCGACGGCGACGCCTCCTGGCGCCCGATGACGACCTCCGTGTCCGGCCCCAGCTTCACCTTCGGCGGCCGCACCTGGACCGCGAAGCCCGGCTCCTACCAGGTCAACCTGTTCCGTGAGTCCGCCACCGCCGGCGGCGACGCCAAGGGCGACGTCAACCGCGACGGCGACACCACCGACGTGTGGGGCGTCCTGTACGACGCGGCCGCCGGCACCGTCACCGTCGACGTGAACAACAACGGCGACTTCGGCGACGACGCCGCGATGAAGCCGTACAAGGACGGTTACCAGGTCGGGTACTTCGGCACCGACAACCCGGCGACCGACGTCGTCGAGCGCCAGCCGTTCGTCGTGCAGATCCGCAAGGACGTGCCGATGGACCCGTTCGGCGGCGACTGGGTCGGCAAGAAGGCCGACTTCGCCAACATCGGTCTCATCGCCAGCGAGCACGGCACCCACGTGGCCGGCATCACCGCCGCGAACGGCCTGTTCGGCGGCAGCATGAACGGCGCCGCGCCCGGCGCGAAGCTCGTCTCCTCCCGCGCCTGCGTCTTCGGCCCGGGCTGCACCAACGTGGCCCTCACCGAGGGCATGATCGACCTGGTCGTCAACCGCGGCGTCGACATCGTCAACATGTCGATCGGCGGTCTGCCGGGTCTGAACGACGGCAACAACGCGCGCGCCGAGCTGTACACCCGCCTCATCGACACCTACGGCGTCCAGCTCGTGATCTCCGCGGGCAACGAGGGCCCCGGCGCGAACACCATCGGCGACCCCGGTCTGGCCGACAAGGTGATCTCGGTCGGCGCGGCCATCTCCAAGGAGACCTGGGCCGCCAACTACGGCTCGCAGGTGACGAAGAAGTACGCGCTGCTGCCGTTCTCCTCGCGCGGCCCGCGTGAGGACGGCGGCTTCACGCCGACGCTCGTCGCGCCCGGCGCCTCGATCAACACCACCCAGACCTGGCTGCCGGGCTCCCCGGTCGCCGACGCGGGCTACCCGCTGCCGGCCGGCTACTCCATGCTGCAGGGCACCTCGATGGCGTCCCCGCAGGCCGCGGGCGCCTCGGCGCTGCTGATCTCGGCCGCCAAGCAGCACAAGGTCGCGCTCACCCCGGCGATCCTGCGCACGGCGCTGACCTCGACCGCCCACCACATCAAGGGTGTGCAGGCGTACGAGGAGGGCGCGGGCGCCATCGACATCGTGGACGCCTGGAAGTCCATCAGGAAGGGCGCCACCGCCCACGACTACACCGTCAAGGCGCCGGTCGACACCGCGCTCGACCAGGCACTGAAGACCCCGGGCTTCGGCACCGGCGTCTACGACCGCGAGAGCGGTCTGAAGGCCGGGCAGAAGAAGACGTACGACGTCACCATCACCCGTACGTCCGGCCCCGACAAGGCGGTCCGCCACGAGCTCGAGCTCGAGAACAACGCGGCCGGCACCTTCCGGATCCTCGGCGACGACGAGGTGAAGCTGCCGCTGAACAAGCCGGTGACCGTCAGGATCCAGGCCAAGCCGAAGGCGGCGGGCATCGCCAGCGCCATCCTGGCGGTCGACGACCCGAAGACCGAGGGCGTCGACAAGCAGATCCTCAACACGGTCGTCGTCTCGACGCCGGTGAAGCACACGTTCTCCGTGTCGAACTCCGTGCAGCGCAACAGCTTCCAGTCGTACTTCCTGACCGTGCCCGAGGGCGCCAAGTCCTTCGAGGTCGCGATCGGCGGGCTGAAGGACAAGAGCCAGACGCGGTTCATCTCGATCCACCCGTACGGCGTCGCGGTCGAGGACAGCTCCACGATCTACTGCTACAGCAACTACCCCGACACCAACGGCTGCCGGCCGGACGCGCGCTCGTACCAGAACCCGCAGGCCGGGGTCTGGGAGATCGAGGTCGAGTCGCGCCGCACGTCGCCGCTGCTGGACAACCCGTACAAGCTGGACGCGACCGTCTACGGCGCCGTCTTCGACCCGGCGACCGTGACCGTGCCCGAGGCGAAGGTCGGCACCCCGGCCGCCGTCTCCTGGAAGGTCACGAACAACTTCGCCGCGATCGACGGCAAGCTGGCCGGCGGCCCGCTCGGCTCGTCCAAGGCGACCCGCCCGACCATCGCGAACGGCACGACCCAGACCACCACGGTCGAGGTCCCGGCCGGCGCCAAGTCGCTCGACGTCTCCATCGGCAACGTCTCGGACGCCTCCGCCGACCTGGACCTCACGGTCTTCGACGCGGCCGGCAAGCAGGTCGCGCAGCAGGCCGACGGTGACTCGGAGGAGGCGGTCTCCATCCCGTCGCCGGCCGCCGGCACGTACACCATCGAGGTCGCCGGGTACTCCGTCCCGGCCGGCACGACGGCGTACGACTACCTGGACGTGTTCTTCTCGTCCACCCTGGGCACCGTCTCCGTCGACGCGTCGACGCCGGTGAAGCTCGGCACGGGCGCCTCGACGTCGGTCAAGGCGACCGTCACCGCCGCGGCCGCCGCGCCCGAGGGCCGGGCCTTCTTCGGCCAGGTCCAGCTGGTGAACGCGCGGGGCACCGTCGCGGGCTCCGGCAGCGTGGCGATCGAGAAGGTCACCCCGTAA
- a CDS encoding MarR family winged helix-turn-helix transcriptional regulator, which yields MSSQRPTPAAPSRKDPVDAIAEQWATVRPDLDTAAMQVFGRIGRIARAMGDRTEQAYAAFGIARGEFDVLATLRRSGEPYTLSPRQLSATLMLTTGGMTGRLDKLERAGLLRRSPDPHDRRGLQVTLTDRGLELVDRAVGAGLAVQTDALAAALNAEQAGRLADLLRELLLSTETPRS from the coding sequence ATGAGCAGCCAGCGCCCCACGCCCGCGGCCCCTTCGCGTAAGGACCCCGTCGACGCGATCGCCGAGCAGTGGGCGACGGTGCGGCCGGACCTCGACACGGCCGCCATGCAGGTGTTCGGCCGCATCGGCCGGATCGCCCGCGCGATGGGCGACCGCACGGAGCAGGCGTACGCGGCATTCGGCATCGCCCGCGGCGAGTTCGACGTCCTCGCCACCCTGCGCCGCTCCGGCGAGCCCTACACCCTCTCGCCGCGCCAGCTCTCGGCGACGCTGATGCTCACCACCGGCGGCATGACCGGCCGCCTCGACAAGCTGGAACGGGCCGGGCTGCTGCGCCGCTCCCCCGACCCGCACGACCGCCGCGGCCTCCAGGTGACGCTGACCGACCGCGGCCTGGAGCTCGTCGACCGTGCCGTGGGCGCGGGCCTCGCCGTCCAGACGGACGCCCTCGCCGCAGCCCTGAACGCCGAACAGGCCGGCCGACTGGCCGACCTGCTACGGGAGTTGCTGTTGTCCACGGAAACGCCCCGAAGCTGA
- a CDS encoding sigma-70 family RNA polymerase sigma factor: MAVLRRRAHRAQGDGTVSGDDPLDAAQERRVRAVLALGGVPQADLPDGVQQVRLRLLERAANGYEAPRDVSAWAAVVASNLAMDWHRAKRRQERLGERLASLRQHEPASGEDTSVLSLAVAQGLDELPDAQRQVLVLRFYADLPVRSIARELGVPEGTVKSRLHTAVRALRARLHEDEVV; the protein is encoded by the coding sequence GTGGCTGTGCTGCGCAGAAGAGCCCATCGCGCCCAGGGGGACGGGACCGTGTCCGGCGACGATCCCCTGGACGCGGCGCAGGAACGCCGGGTTCGGGCGGTGCTCGCGCTGGGCGGGGTGCCGCAGGCGGACCTGCCGGACGGGGTGCAGCAGGTCCGCCTGCGGTTGCTGGAACGCGCGGCGAACGGCTACGAGGCGCCGCGCGACGTCTCCGCGTGGGCTGCGGTCGTGGCCTCAAACCTGGCCATGGACTGGCATCGCGCCAAGCGCCGTCAGGAGCGGCTGGGGGAGCGGCTCGCCTCGCTGCGCCAGCACGAGCCCGCCTCGGGCGAGGACACCAGCGTGCTCTCCCTCGCCGTCGCCCAGGGCCTGGACGAGCTGCCCGACGCCCAGCGGCAGGTCCTCGTCCTGCGGTTCTACGCCGACCTGCCGGTGCGCTCGATAGCCCGGGAGCTGGGCGTGCCGGAAGGCACCGTGAAGAGCCGTCTGCACACGGCGGTCCGGGCCCTGCGCGCCCGCCTGCACGAGGACGAGGTGGTGTGA
- a CDS encoding aspartate-semialdehyde dehydrogenase: MRVGIVGATGQVGTVMRRILEERDFPVTQLRLFASARSAGTVLDGVTVEDAATADYTGLDIVLFSAGGATSKALAEKVAAQGAVVIDNSSAWRRDPEVPLVVSEVNPHAIANRPKGIIANPNCTTMAAMPVLKPLHAEAGLEALVVATYQAVSGSGVAGVAELHGQAQKVVPEADKLTHDGGSVDFPEPQVYQRPIAFNVVPLAGSIVEDGLGETDEEQKLRNESRKILEIPDLRVSGTCVRVPVFSGHSLQVNARFARPLSAERATELLSEAAGVVLTDIPTPLEAAGKDPSFVGRVRRDETVEHGLALFISNDNLRKGAALNAVQIAELVADELRG; the protein is encoded by the coding sequence GTGAGGGTCGGAATCGTCGGAGCCACCGGTCAGGTCGGCACGGTCATGCGCAGGATCCTCGAGGAGCGGGACTTCCCGGTCACGCAGCTGCGCCTGTTCGCGTCGGCCCGCTCGGCGGGGACGGTCCTGGACGGCGTGACGGTGGAGGACGCGGCGACGGCCGACTACACGGGCCTGGACATCGTCCTGTTCTCGGCGGGCGGCGCTACGTCGAAGGCGCTCGCGGAGAAGGTCGCCGCCCAGGGCGCGGTCGTGATCGACAACTCCTCCGCCTGGCGCAGGGACCCCGAGGTCCCCCTGGTCGTCTCCGAGGTGAACCCGCACGCGATCGCGAACCGCCCCAAGGGCATCATCGCCAACCCGAACTGCACCACGATGGCAGCGATGCCAGTCCTGAAGCCGCTGCACGCGGAGGCCGGCCTGGAGGCGCTGGTGGTCGCCACGTACCAGGCGGTGTCCGGTTCGGGCGTGGCCGGCGTGGCGGAGCTGCACGGCCAGGCGCAGAAGGTGGTGCCGGAGGCCGACAAGCTGACCCACGACGGCGGGTCGGTCGACTTCCCCGAGCCGCAGGTCTACCAGCGTCCCATCGCCTTCAACGTCGTCCCGCTCGCCGGCTCGATCGTCGAGGACGGCCTGGGCGAGACGGACGAGGAGCAGAAGCTCCGCAACGAGTCCCGCAAGATCCTGGAGATCCCGGACCTCAGGGTCTCCGGCACCTGTGTCCGGGTCCCGGTATTCTCCGGGCACTCCCTTCAGGTCAACGCCCGCTTCGCGCGTCCGCTGTCCGCGGAGCGCGCGACGGAGCTGCTGTCCGAGGCCGCCGGCGTGGTCCTCACCGACATCCCGACGCCGCTGGAGGCGGCCGGCAAGGACCCGTCCTTCGTGGGCCGCGTCCGCCGGGACGAGACCGTGGAGCACGGCCTCGCCCTGTTCATCTCCAACGACAACCTGCGCAAGGGCGCGGCGCTGAACGCGGTGCAGATCGCGGAGCTGGTGGCGGACGAGCTCAGGGGCTGA
- a CDS encoding NUDIX hydrolase: protein MRKKLRVAAYAVCVRDGRLLLARSPALDGTLEWVLPGGGMEHGEDPLDTVVRELDEETGYRVEVTGLLGIDSSRRTVGREGLRGPVDHHGVRVVYEGRVVGGELRHEVNGSTDMAAWHDLDAVPSLTRVRLVDTALALWRERPVNGRRVLPSGEAVASGEPVSPKEAVPPEEAVPPVE from the coding sequence ATGCGCAAGAAGTTGAGGGTGGCGGCCTACGCCGTCTGTGTCCGCGACGGCCGGCTGCTGCTCGCCCGCTCGCCCGCGCTCGACGGCACCCTCGAGTGGGTGCTCCCGGGCGGCGGCATGGAGCACGGTGAGGACCCCCTCGACACCGTCGTGCGCGAGCTCGACGAGGAGACCGGCTACCGCGTCGAGGTGACCGGTCTGCTCGGCATCGACTCCTCCCGCCGCACCGTCGGCCGCGAGGGCCTGCGCGGTCCCGTGGACCACCACGGCGTCCGCGTCGTCTACGAGGGGCGGGTCGTCGGCGGGGAGCTGCGCCACGAGGTGAACGGCTCCACCGACATGGCCGCCTGGCACGACCTGGACGCGGTGCCCTCCCTCACCCGGGTCCGCCTGGTCGACACCGCGCTCGCGCTGTGGCGGGAACGCCCGGTGAACGGCCGGAGGGTCTTGCCGTCCGGGGAGGCCGTGGCGTCCGGGGAGCCCGTGTCGCCGAAGGAAGCCGTGCCGCCGGAAGAAGCCGTGCCGCCAGTGGAATGA
- a CDS encoding type II toxin-antitoxin system PemK/MazF family toxin → MRRGDIYLVDYEPTRGSEGNKARPSVIVSNDAANRSVERHGRGVITVVPLTSNTTRVLTFQVFLGADECHLPKDSKAQCEQVRAVTPERILARIGAVPRPRMAEIDGALRRHLAL, encoded by the coding sequence ATGAGACGCGGTGACATCTATCTGGTCGACTACGAGCCGACGCGAGGCAGCGAAGGGAACAAGGCGCGCCCCTCGGTGATCGTCTCCAACGACGCCGCCAACCGGTCGGTCGAGCGCCACGGCCGAGGGGTGATCACCGTGGTGCCCCTCACGTCGAACACGACGCGCGTCCTGACGTTCCAGGTGTTCCTCGGCGCGGACGAGTGCCACTTGCCCAAGGACTCGAAGGCTCAGTGCGAGCAGGTTCGAGCCGTGACTCCGGAGCGGATCCTTGCGCGGATCGGTGCGGTGCCACGACCGCGCATGGCGGAGATCGACGGCGCACTCAGGCGGCACCTCGCTCTCTGA
- a CDS encoding EamA family transporter: MKRSANVLLTALAPVSWGTTYAVTSEFLPADRPLFTGLMRALPAGLLLLALGRVLPRGVWWGKAAALGALNIGAFFPLLFLAAYRLPGGMAAIVGSVGPLFVVGLSAVLLRQRPTGRTLLTGVAAVFGVSLVVLKAAGAPDALGVVAALASTASMSAGTVLTKKWGRPQGVGPLALTGWQLTAGGLLIAPLALLVEGAPPALDGRALGGYLYLALANTAVSYWLWFRGIGRLSATQVTFLAPLSPLTAAVVGWAALGESLTPVQLTGMALAFAATVAGQLAPRRPAVPTASRPREDLGAAADRPPARTAAGTAAGR, translated from the coding sequence ATGAAGAGGTCAGCGAACGTCCTGCTCACCGCCCTCGCCCCGGTCTCCTGGGGCACCACCTACGCCGTCACGTCCGAGTTCCTCCCGGCCGACCGGCCCCTGTTCACCGGCCTGATGCGGGCGCTGCCCGCCGGGCTGCTGCTGCTCGCGCTCGGCCGGGTGCTGCCGCGCGGAGTCTGGTGGGGCAAGGCCGCGGCGCTCGGCGCGCTGAACATCGGCGCCTTCTTCCCCCTCCTCTTCCTCGCCGCATACCGGCTGCCCGGCGGCATGGCGGCCATCGTCGGCTCCGTCGGCCCCCTGTTCGTCGTCGGTCTCTCGGCGGTGCTGCTGAGACAGCGGCCCACCGGGCGGACCCTGCTCACCGGGGTGGCGGCCGTGTTCGGCGTCAGCCTCGTCGTGCTGAAGGCGGCCGGGGCGCCGGATGCCCTCGGGGTGGTCGCCGCCCTCGCCTCCACGGCCTCGATGTCGGCCGGGACGGTCCTGACGAAGAAGTGGGGCCGTCCGCAGGGCGTCGGCCCGCTCGCCCTGACCGGCTGGCAGCTGACCGCGGGCGGTCTGCTCATCGCCCCGCTCGCCCTGCTCGTCGAGGGCGCCCCGCCCGCGCTGGACGGCCGCGCCCTCGGCGGCTACCTCTACCTCGCCCTGGCGAACACGGCCGTCTCGTACTGGCTCTGGTTCCGCGGCATCGGCCGCCTCAGCGCCACCCAGGTCACCTTCCTCGCGCCGCTCTCGCCGCTGACCGCGGCCGTCGTCGGCTGGGCCGCGCTCGGGGAGTCGCTGACCCCCGTGCAACTGACGGGCATGGCGCTGGCGTTCGCCGCGACGGTGGCGGGACAGCTGGCGCCGCGGCGGCCGGCCGTGCCGACCGCGTCCCGCCCCCGCGAGGACCTCGGGGCCGCCGCCGACCGTCCTCCCGCCCGGACGGCCGCTGGGACGGCCGCGGGGAGGTGA
- a CDS encoding ribbon-helix-helix domain-containing protein yields the protein MKISVSLPQEDVAFVDEYASRTEADSRSAVIHAAIELLRADQLEAEYAEAFQEWDGSEDAGFWDRFAGDGLADETR from the coding sequence ATGAAGATCAGTGTGAGCCTGCCGCAGGAGGACGTCGCCTTCGTCGACGAGTACGCGTCCAGAACCGAGGCCGATTCGCGGTCCGCCGTGATACACGCTGCCATCGAACTGCTGCGTGCCGATCAGCTGGAGGCCGAGTACGCCGAGGCATTCCAGGAATGGGACGGGAGCGAGGACGCCGGGTTCTGGGACAGGTTCGCGGGCGACGGGCTGGCTGATGAGACGCGGTGA
- the pepN gene encoding aminopeptidase N yields the protein MPGTNLTREEAQQRAKLLTVDSYEVDLDLSGAREGGTYRSVTTVRFDVAENGAASFIDLVAPTVHEVTLNGEELAPKEVFQDSRIALPGLLEGRNVLRVVADCAYTNTGEGLHRFVDPVDEQTYLYTQFEVPDARRVFASFEQPDLKATFQFTVKAPTGWTVVSNSPTPEPKDDVWVFEPTPRISSYITALIVGPYHSVHSVYEKDGQSVPLGIYCRPSLAEFLDSDAIFEVTRQGFDWFQEKFDYAYPFKKYDQLFVPEFNAGAMENAGAVTIRDQYVFRSKVTDAAYELRAETILHELAHMWFGDLVTMEWWNDLWLNESFATYTSIACQAYAPNSRWPHSWTTFANSMKTWAYRQDQLPSTHPIMAEIGDLDDVLVNFDGITYAKGASVLKQLVAYVGMDEFFAGVQAYFKRHAFGNTRLSDLLGALEETSGRDLATWSQKWLQTAGINVLRPEIETDAEGVITSFAVRQEAPALPAGAKGEPVLRPHRIAVGLYGLDGDSGKLLRDERVELDIDGELTAVPQLVGKRRPDVVLLNDDDLSYAKVRLDEQSLAFVTEHLGDFEASLPRALCWASAWDMTRDAELPARDYLSLVLSGIGKESDIGVVQSLHRQVKLAVDLYADPTAREALLTRWTDATLAHLRSAAAGSDHQLAWARAFAATARTPEQLDLLDSLLDGSQTIEGLAVDTELRWAFVQRLAAVGRFDEAEIAAEYERDRTAAGERHAASARAARPTPEAKAEAWAQVVEDDKLPNALQEAVIGGFVQTDQRELLAPYTDRYFEVVKDIWESRSHEIAQQIAVGLYPAVQVSRETLDSTDAWLASAEPNAALRRLVSESRSGVERALKAQAADAR from the coding sequence GTGCCTGGCACAAACCTGACTCGCGAAGAGGCGCAGCAGCGGGCGAAGCTGCTCACCGTTGACTCGTACGAGGTCGATCTCGACCTCTCCGGCGCGCGGGAGGGCGGAACCTACCGGTCCGTGACCACGGTGCGCTTCGACGTGGCCGAAAACGGTGCCGCGTCCTTCATCGACCTGGTGGCCCCGACCGTCCACGAGGTGACGCTCAACGGGGAGGAACTGGCCCCAAAAGAGGTGTTCCAGGACTCCCGGATCGCCCTGCCGGGCCTGCTGGAGGGCCGCAACGTCCTGCGGGTCGTGGCGGACTGCGCGTACACCAACACCGGTGAGGGTCTGCACCGGTTCGTCGACCCGGTCGACGAACAGACCTATCTCTACACCCAGTTCGAGGTGCCGGACGCCCGTCGGGTGTTCGCGTCCTTCGAGCAGCCCGACCTCAAGGCGACCTTCCAGTTCACCGTGAAGGCGCCGACCGGCTGGACCGTCGTCTCCAACTCCCCGACGCCGGAGCCCAAGGACGACGTCTGGGTCTTCGAGCCGACGCCGCGGATCTCCAGTTACATCACCGCGCTCATCGTCGGCCCGTACCACAGCGTCCACAGCGTGTACGAGAAGGACGGGCAGTCGGTGCCGCTCGGCATCTACTGCCGGCCCTCGCTCGCCGAGTTCCTCGACTCGGACGCGATCTTCGAGGTCACCCGGCAGGGCTTCGACTGGTTCCAGGAGAAGTTCGACTACGCGTACCCGTTCAAGAAGTACGACCAGCTGTTCGTGCCGGAGTTCAACGCGGGCGCGATGGAGAACGCGGGCGCGGTCACCATCCGCGACCAGTACGTGTTCCGGTCCAAGGTGACCGACGCCGCGTACGAGCTGCGCGCCGAGACGATCCTGCACGAGCTGGCCCACATGTGGTTCGGCGACCTGGTCACCATGGAGTGGTGGAACGACCTGTGGCTGAACGAGTCGTTCGCCACCTACACCTCGATCGCCTGCCAGGCGTACGCGCCCAACTCGCGCTGGCCGCACTCGTGGACCACGTTCGCCAACTCCATGAAGACCTGGGCCTACCGGCAGGACCAGCTGCCCTCGACCCACCCGATCATGGCCGAGATCGGCGACCTGGACGACGTCCTGGTCAACTTCGACGGCATCACCTACGCCAAGGGCGCCTCCGTCCTGAAACAGCTCGTGGCGTACGTCGGCATGGACGAGTTCTTCGCGGGCGTGCAGGCGTACTTCAAGCGGCACGCCTTCGGCAACACGCGGCTGTCCGACCTGCTCGGCGCACTGGAGGAGACCTCCGGCCGCGACCTCGCCACCTGGTCGCAGAAGTGGCTGCAGACGGCCGGCATCAACGTCCTGCGGCCCGAGATCGAGACGGACGCCGAGGGCGTCATCACCTCGTTCGCCGTCCGGCAGGAGGCCCCGGCGCTCCCGGCCGGCGCGAAGGGCGAGCCGGTCCTGCGCCCGCACCGGATCGCCGTCGGCCTGTACGGCCTCGACGGCGACAGCGGCAAGCTGCTGCGCGACGAGCGCGTGGAACTGGACATCGACGGCGAGTTGACGGCCGTTCCGCAGCTGGTCGGCAAGCGCCGTCCGGACGTCGTCCTGCTCAACGACGACGACCTGTCGTACGCCAAGGTCCGCCTCGACGAGCAGTCGCTCGCCTTCGTCACCGAGCACCTCGGCGACTTCGAGGCGTCCCTGCCGCGCGCGCTGTGCTGGGCGTCGGCCTGGGACATGACCCGGGACGCCGAACTGCCCGCCCGTGACTACCTGTCCCTGGTGCTGTCCGGCATCGGCAAGGAGTCGGACATCGGCGTGGTCCAGTCGCTGCACCGTCAGGTCAAGCTCGCCGTCGACCTGTACGCCGACCCGACGGCCCGTGAGGCCCTGCTGACCCGCTGGACGGACGCCACGCTCGCCCACCTGCGGTCCGCCGCCGCGGGCAGCGACCACCAGCTGGCCTGGGCGCGCGCGTTCGCGGCCACCGCCCGCACGCCCGAGCAGCTGGACCTGCTGGATTCCCTGCTGGACGGTTCACAGACGATCGAGGGCCTCGCCGTCGACACCGAGCTGCGCTGGGCCTTCGTGCAGCGGCTCGCGGCGGTCGGCCGGTTCGACGAGGCGGAGATCGCCGCCGAGTACGAGCGCGACCGCACGGCGGCCGGCGAGCGGCACGCGGCGAGCGCGCGGGCCGCGCGTCCGACGCCGGAGGCCAAGGCGGAGGCGTGGGCACAGGTCGTCGAGGACGACAAGCTGCCCAACGCCCTGCAGGAGGCGGTCATCGGCGGCTTCGTCCAGACCGACCAGCGTGAGCTGCTCGCGCCGTACACCGACCGCTACTTCGAGGTCGTCAAGGACATCTGGGAGTCCCGTTCGCACGAGATCGCCCAGCAGATCGCGGTCGGCCTCTACCCGGCGGTCCAGGTCTCCCGGGAGACCCTGGACAGCACGGACGCCTGGCTGGCCTCGGCCGAGCCGAACGCGGCCCTGCGCCGCCTCGTCTCCGAGTCCCGCTCCGGCGTGGAGCGCGCGCTGAAGGCCCAGGCGGCCGACGCGCGGTAG